The genomic interval AGTCCAGACGTGAGATTCTGGCAAGGGTCGAGCTGTGCGATTCTCGATTGGAGAAAATCGGATGTGCAATTTCGATAGGTCGGGATGTGTGATTCCCGATTGGAGAAGACCAGATGTGCGATTTCGGTAGGTCTACATGTTTGATTCCTGAAGTCCGGATGTTTGATTCCGGAAGGTATCTCTACACCTGGTAActgtaagtagaggtaagtcactggaggagattGACTAAGTGAGGACACGTCTCCGTTCGAAGGGATAGTAGGTGTCGATCTAATTTATGTCCACTTCGAAAACTTgaattgagatcttgactagatcctgctCTCAGGAAAACAGAGTCTAATTATTACTtattattattactgtgctaacacttgttgTGCAGATTATTGGACTAATACTTTTTGAAGGGCAAAAGGAGCACAAAAAATCTCAGGTGAATAGTGTCTTAGATGCCTTTAAGCATTGGAAGACGTCTTcacactattcatggaaggcgccttctatagtaCCTAAGATGTCTTATGCAGGATAACATTTAGACCTCGTCGTAGATAAGGAACGGATGGTTTGGGATTAGATTTCTCACATTGGAGCCTctttcaaggctatggaaggtgtcttccatgctcAATAAAAAGATGTTTCGCCCAAGGCTTCAATATCAATTTTCATACGAGCTTCTACGCGTCCAATTGAGTTTTCGACTGTTCCGGCTTGCTGTTGCTGTCCTGCTGTGACTCTACTACATCCGACTGTCGCCAAGAAACTATCCAAATACCGAGCTCGAGCCGATCAACTACAAACAAGTGTTTGATAAAAAGTTAATTACTGTACTTACTTTTCCACAAATAGAGAATTGTAGTGTGTTACACTTCTCCGACCTTATATTAGATTACTCTTCTAATGATTTCGGAAAAAAATTTAATAGATTATTTATCGATAGATCTACAAAATCTGAATCTTAAAATAAAAGTCACACAGACTTCGAATTAAGTTAAAACTGaatcatattttttcttatttatttatctcaCTTCCTTAATTTTCTGCCTTACACTTTAAGGGCATTCAAAAGATAGAGAACATAATTCTAATTTCTAATCTGACATGTCaccacatgattttttttttaacatgtggCATGCCATTGTTGCATTACAGTTGTTAATTTCTTCTCTAATTTAGGTCGTATTTGTAAATGTATACACATGCGTGGAGTGGTtgaggcatgacatataacatttCCTTTTTCTAATTATTTATTCAATTATCATCAAGTTGGtggatttttataaaattatgttGTCCTCATAATTGCCACACTTCACAAAGAGAAAACTATCACATTAGCAATTTTATTTAGTTTGTGAGAGAGTTCATGCATTCATTTGGATCCTTGTGATGCATGATTGCTTGGGTTAGTTGACTTCATGAATGACATCATTGGTTTATCCATAATTAGCTGTTTAATTATCTATTGTTAATTTAATCGCACAAGGTTACGATTATCTATAATAATCCATGAATATGGATAAATTATGAATTAGTTATGACAGATAATTGTTGACATCAAGTTGAATGCGGTCATTGTTAACCTATAATTAGGTGATTAATTTATCTATAATTCTtcattatctaataattactattttTGTCCCAtgcatattttttaatttaaaaaatatataatgatttaaaatttttaaattggaTTGAGGCACAATTAATAGAACAATTAGTCCAACACGTAATTGTCCTCAGGGCGTAATACAGTTGGGGCGCATGATTTTGTGTCCGagaggtccagggttcgatcccTGGGATATCATTGTCTGGAGTTAACGTCTCGACCATGTGCATTTAGCTATGTATCTATATTTATCTCCCTTCCTTTATATTCATAGGATCAACTTTAAGGGACCGTTGATGTAACGATTCAACATTTTTTTATTAGTTCAACAcgtaattaacatctgactaaaTATATAAACAGGTGGCGCATGTTAACTTATTTACtaataaattatcttttaaaaaatttattctaTATAATATAATTAACGTTTagctttctcaaaaaaaaaaaaaatctcccaaCATTGAATAGTACTCCTAAGTTTTTCATCTTTTGCATGAATATGTTCtctatctaaaaataaaatatttattttacttttcaaaattgtcaTCTAAATTACTCATTTATTTatcaagaaaaattattttaacaataaaataaatatcttAATGGacattaatcaaaatttaaaagctTTTAAAGCAATTAATAAATATTGAGAGgcattttgaaaattatgaatgatatttttaaatttgtttttacGTGTTTAGATCGCGACCTTCAAAATATTGACACAAAAAATTGCTTAACAATTCACTAACCTCCACTTGCATTATACAAATATGATATTACTTATCATAGTGACACTCTTTGAGATGGTAACTTTGTGGCATTAAATCATACATTAATAAATTGATTTATTAGTCAAATTGATTCAATCATTTGgattaaaaagtttaaaataaagtATAATTTCAATGTCTCACATTTTTAAAACGTTATATAAGAGATATTTTTGTGGCATGTACAATGCAAGACTTTAAAATGATAAATCAGAgtattgaaaaaaattaaattttaaaatggtAATACAATATATATGAAATATATTAGTCATACTTGTAAGGACATATATAGAATTTTGCCAACAAAGAAATATTCCTTAACCTCTTCCATTCTCTTCTTATTGTCAGAGAATATTCACCGgtaacattttttctcttttgccCCTTAAGATCAATATTtgtaaatattataatttttaatatttacgAGTTATGTTTGTAAAGGAGATAAAATGAGCTATCAAAGTGAAATATTTCTCGCCTCCACAAATCTGCACCTTGTGATAGTTAAGACCGAGTTATTTTGATAAAATGCAGGGGCAAAGTGAAATGTCCTGTTGTATAACcggcttcttcttccttcaacaaAAGCATTGCCTTTTGGTAATTCCAAAAGTATGAGGGTGATTTTGAAAAAAGAAGTGAGTTCTCTGATATAAACACACTGACCTTGGAGCAACTTCTTCTTCTCCCTTCAACGGAAAAGCAACACTtgtttcttctctctctctctcagagTAGTTTCCACAAACACCTCACGAGCTCGAAATGAacaacctcttcttcttcttcctcctcctcttagCCGCCTCCATCGCATCTCCGACGGCGGCCGATGACTCCGCCAATGCCTACATCTACGCCGGTTGCTCCGAGACCCGCTACGCCCCCGGATCCCCCTCCCAGATCAACGTAGACTCTCTCCTCTCCTCCCTCGTCTCAGCTTCCTCCTCCACTCCCTACTCTAACCTCACATCCACCGCCGCCTCCGCCTCCTTCCCTTCCTTCGGCCTCTTCCAGTGCCGCGGCGACCTCCAGCCCTCCAATTGCGCCGATTGCGTCCGATCGGCTGTCTCCAGTATTTCCTCTCTCTGCCCCTTCGCTGCCGGCGCCGCCGTCCAGCTCGCCGGCTGCTTCCTCCGCTACGGTAACGATTCCTTCGTCGGGGAGCCCGACACCAGCGTCCTCTACAAGAAGTGCGGCGCCGCTGGGGGAGGCGGGTACGGACCCGACCAGATCGGTATCCGAGACGCAGCTCTTTCCGCCCTGACCGGCGGCGGAGGCAACGGCGGAGCCGGCGGGTACAGGGTCGGCGCCGCCGGGTATGTCCAGGCGGTGGCGCAGTGCGTTGGCGACCAGAGCGCGAGCGAGTGCGACGACTGCGTGGCGGCGGCGGTAGGGCAGCTCAGGGCCGCCTGCGGGTACGCCGTCTCCGGCGACGCCTACCTCGGCAAGTGCTACGCTCGGTTCTGGTACACCGGCAACGGAGCCTATAACGACGACGCGGACCACCACCACGACGACCCGGATCACCACCACGACGATGACGGTAAGCTCGTCTCTCAGCTCAGCGGCGGTGGCTGTACAATCGACTCGCATCGttttagaatttcaaattttattatttCTCTGTTTTCCTTTTAATTGCAGAGTAAAATTAAATTTACCCCATATTTTACTTTTAACTCATGATTCACATTAACAACTTTCTTAATTTATAATTCAtacttatttaatttatcaagcaTCATAATATCGACTTAATATGATTATACGTGGAGTTATTGTGACATTATCGAAGTATCTACTAATAAAGTGACTAGAATTtactaaaattatagaaatttcaatAGTACTACAATCCATGAAGATCTTTTTCTTGTTCTTGTTGTTAAAATATAGTAACAATTTACAAAATAAaatttggaagaaaaaaaaatcccctgaccttctattttttttcaaaatttaaaattgtcAAAATaccatttaaaaaattaaacttttattatttaattttctaattattaacacttttaaattatttaattaaataatcacgtgtcatgttatttttttttaaaataaagtaaTAATGTGAATGTGCAGTTTAGCAATAGTAAAGGGTATTTTAatgaattaaaaattttttagggtattttgaaaAGAAGGTAGGCTAAACTTTTGTCATTCGTATTATTATATACTTGCTTCCTCCTGTGGCGCTTTATTATATATATGATGCTGTGATGAATTCTGACCTCAAGTTTGGTTGGATGATGAGTATGTTATTGGAAGCATTATCTTGGTTCATgattttccttttcaattttaCATTTTGAGTATATGATTGGATATGTTTAGTTGAGTTATCAATTCATTTAGTCATCCATCATTTCTTATATATATCAAGTTTAAAATAATTCATGAGATAATTTATCAGTACCAAGTTTCCTTGATACAAAGGACTAACTAGTTGGTTACCTAAAAGAAAAAAGAACTAACTAGTTGGGATTTGGTAGTTCAACAGTTCTGTAGCATTTGAATTTACTCctaaattttatgtcataagATAAAGTTTGAGTAGTCAGTTTCTTCTTTGGTGCAGCACTAATCCAGACAATTCTAGTTGGAAACTTAAGTAGTCACTGAACTTATCCTAAATGCTAATAACTCTATTCATTGCCCTCCTTAATTTCTATCCAAAACCTTCTTTTGTTCAGTTATAAAATTTATTGCATAGTTAAAGACCTTTCTTTTGGTCATAAATGCCTATCTTTTCCAAAGCAGCGTAGCTCATAGGTTGCTAAGTTGCTTGAGCCTTTATGACAAGTCCACATATAATTGAAGGCCATTTAATGGGTTACAATTGTAATTATTCCGATTTCTTAATTTCAAAGTTCACAAATTGCAATTTTCACCATGATTAAAGCCACCTTGCTCTTCCTTTTCTTGAAGTTTAGTCATATATACTTGAAGACCGTTGAAGGAATTACAGTTGCAGTCTTTACTTTACTGGTTTCTTGACTTTAAAGTCTTAAATTGCATTTTTTTTCCGACGCTATTAGACTCATCTTGGTCTTCCATTTGTTACTGTCCTAGTCAAGAACAGTTTTCCTGGTTCCATGATTTCAAAGTTCATTGTTTGCATTATGTTAATGCTCTAGCCAAGAACAGTTGTTGGACTACAAGTTTACAAGAAGCTTCTCCacatgaagaaaacaatttattATGATTTCTTTCTATTCTGAGAGGATATCATAAACCTTTTTTGCCCTTTTCATTTTGGTATTCATTATGTGAAATTAAGACATCTTCACATTTCAAATCATATAGCAAAACTACTCCAGTTTTGTAAAACTGATCCTTTAGACTGTCTTTTTTTTGGTCTAGTCATTTTCTTTGGACCCTCTAAAAATTAGTCAATTCCTATAGTTTTGTGATAAGTTAGTCGATCAAATCAGTTTTTGTTGATTGTTTGACACATCCCATCCGCCAACCAATCTAAAGCAGAGAGATTCAGTCCAAGTTGTCGAACTTTACTTAGCCTGAAATAAAGGCTTAGCTATATTTCTTCTATGAATTTAAGGACTATGACAAATGGCTTATTCTACTAATTATAGTGGGTCCAAAGTATTGGACAATTAGGTTAAATGTCTTCAAACCTTGCATATTCAAAGACCCTTGGAGTGTGACATTGTTTGCTCCCCTCGATTTCCGTTTACATTAGCTTTTTCTAAAAGGATATTTATTACTCAAGGATCATAATCTTGTTCCTATGTGATAGGACAGCTAAAGGCGTAGAAAAAACATTGAAAAGGACAAAAGTGCTGACTCATAAATTTCTTTCCTCCAATGATTTGCTTTTGTATTAGATAAATGTCCCATCATTGTGCCAGTTGAAAACCGGTCCAACACTTTAGAACTGGGGATCAATTACtaggttttagttttcttgatcATAGAGTACCATTTTGAATGTGAAGTATTTTTTATTTGACTTTTATGTGAAAGTCCTCTAGATCTAATTTGTTTGCTACTGTACTAAACAATTGTAGAATGAGACTGGTTTATCATTAATTgctcttctaattttttttttctatttttcacactttcttctttgttttctcCAATTACTAGATGATGATGAAACTGGGAAAACAGCAGCAATTGTGATTGGTCTCATAGCAGGTGTTGCTCTCCTTATCATGTTTCTCACCTTCCTCAGAAAAGCTGGAAACTATGGTCTGCTCTCTATCCCCCTCTTCAATCTCCTTTTTATTTtggaagaaaaaagaagaaaaaaaatcattattttgctttttaaaattttacctcCTGTTGAATTATCAAAATAGCTTTTAAACTCTTTAATTATTAATATGATTATTTTGATGGAAATTAATCATTTGGCCCCTTTTAAACCCTTTTTAAAGAAGAAGATAGACTTGGTAATTGAAAtgaaattttcatttttattttatacCAAAATACCATGCACTTCAACTTAAAGTTGTTCTTGAATAATTTGCAGGAAAAGATTGATTAAAGATGTGGTGGCCTAGGTTTACTTTCTTTCGGCTTTTTTATGAGATAGTTCATTTTGTGACAAATTGCTAAAAGATTAGAGTGGCTAAGGAGTTGGCAGAAGTGGGGAAGAGGAATCATGAACCTAGAGTTGACAAAATGGGAGAAATTATGGAGAAAGACCATGTACAAATTAATTCAATAAACTATCCACACTGTGGCTTCATCtttctaataaaattattattattattattattattattattttgagaaaaaaGATTATTGGTTATTTGATTGGTGACACGGAGTGGGTGGTGGGTGAGTTTAATTGATTGTTTAAGGTGTGCTACTTGTAAGCTAGCGAATTTAAAATCTTAAAGGAATCATAGTTGTTTTAGAAAGCCAACCAACTGTGAGGAGAAGACCATGTATAAATTATTGTCCGCGTTGTAACTTTATGACGGTCAGTCCTTCCTCCAAATGGGACTTGGAATTACAAGATACTACAAGATACTTTTCAATTTATTCGACTGATAAAAATTTTTATGAGGCCGGACTGAAAACCCAGACTCaacgttttaatttttttttttttttttttatcacggTCAGTCCTGGTACAGGCCCGGGCCGCCGACTtgcttttttatatatataaataataatataaaaacaaaAGCAGACAAAaatcgcaaaaaaaaaaaaaaaaattttggaacGAGTGCATGCCTAGTTCGGTCGGGTACTCGGGTATAGCTCAAAAATGACGCGATTTATTTGTTTGTAGACTCTGTCGGTAGAGCGAGATGACCTGAACATTAACTAAGAATTGAATCTCATTCGGCCATATTTTCTTAGCAGAGTAGCTATTCTTGCACTTGCATtcggccacatctcttatgaacaTAAGCAAGTTTGAAAAAAGTAACTGTGCTCGTCCGAGCACTTTTACCAGTTGCCAGGCTCAGTTAAAGCCCTGGTTGCAAGTTCCCATTATCTTCAGCTTCGCGTTTCATCAACTTTCACGATCTCAGACCTTTTTAGTCGATTTGTCCGCACCATTTGCCTTTTCAATGGGATTATGATAGATGCCCTCATGGTACCTGAGTTCTTGAGATTAGAGAATCTCTCCTGTAAGAAATATTGCATTCCAAAAGCTCATCAAATATAAAAGTTTGAAGGAGAAATATCAATCTaagaatcattttaaaaacacatGACATGCAGGCAACCCGCTACATAGTGTACATACAACAAGCAAGAGCATTCCTACTTCCataaggaaaaaatatatatatatataattagaaaTCGTAAAAGAAAACATATCAAATATAGCAATCAATATATAAGTCTAAAGACTCTCCAATTTCTAGTAACTCTTGGGCAACCCTTCTGAAGAAATTTGAAAGCGTCTCTCTTCTAGCTGCTGGTACTGTTGAACATCTATGCTTGAGATGACATCCTCTGATTAGGATCTATGTTAATGCAGTCTTAAGCACAGCCAAAGGTTAAGGGCTAGGATGACTCTGCGCTAAGACTCACTGCTCATTCGTCAACAGGGATTCAAATTCAGCACTGCTCATTAACACTGATATTCAAGTGGAAGAAGCTGTGGCACAAAACGCAAATCAATTCCAGACCTGGAAGTTTGCTGTCTTTGTAGTCTAGTTAACGCACTCCAAAGTTCTAAACATAATCAGAGGTCTCAAGGATGACACTTCACCTATGACACACTGCTCGACAGGGATTCAGCACTTGCTCATTCTCATTGATATGCGAGTGGAAGAAGTAACTGTGGCAGAAAACAAAGGTTGGTTCCTGACCTGGAAGGTTGCAGTGAGTTATGGGGATGAGCCACGATTTTTGCAGTTTTTCCTAGAGGTTTGTCCAGCACATGGAAGAACGCACATTGGCCATGGCCCTTGCATGTTAAGATCAGTTGATTGGTTTATGATTCAGCCACACATGCAAAAGTTGAGGTGAGGCGAGACGATTGTCTGAATGAGGTAGCACCAAACACATGCTCTCCTACGATATTGAAAAGCAATCAATCAATGATCATAAGTAGGGAAGATAAGTTTGAAACTTCAGGCATCACAGTATATGCAAAATGCACCAGGAATCAGTTCAATCAAAATGATCCAGCTTTGAGAAATGAGCTTGTTTGAAGCAAGAAAACGATGGTGTTGGAATTCCAATTCAAAATCTATTTGCTTAAAATGATAACAAATCCGTAAAATTATAATTCTATCAACTAGAAAAATTTGATATTTTGACATTCTATATCCATCCAGTTTGATTTTGAAATACAACAACAATCCAGAGAGTTTGTTTGGAGCAAGGAAAAAA from Zingiber officinale cultivar Zhangliang chromosome 6B, Zo_v1.1, whole genome shotgun sequence carries:
- the LOC121989237 gene encoding plasmodesmata-located protein 6-like, which encodes MNNLFFFFLLLLAASIASPTAADDSANAYIYAGCSETRYAPGSPSQINVDSLLSSLVSASSSTPYSNLTSTAASASFPSFGLFQCRGDLQPSNCADCVRSAVSSISSLCPFAAGAAVQLAGCFLRYGNDSFVGEPDTSVLYKKCGAAGGGGYGPDQIGIRDAALSALTGGGGNGGAGGYRVGAAGYVQAVAQCVGDQSASECDDCVAAAVGQLRAACGYAVSGDAYLGKCYARFWYTGNGAYNDDADHHHDDPDHHHDDDDDDETGKTAAIVIGLIAGVALLIMFLTFLRKAGNYGKD